One Drechmeria coniospora strain ARSEF 6962 chromosome 01, whole genome shotgun sequence genomic region harbors:
- a CDS encoding Leucine carboxyl methyltransferase superfamily, with the protein MAAASIPNLLSMRGRGGGGGRGARGPRGAGPRGDRPDGAESLASTDAIVQDTDTDAAMSRMSAVAAGYLKDVYANHFVSGPLTRRLPIINRGTYMRTTALDMIVKAFLQATPDGSTDKARQIISLGAGTDTRPFRMLDWPPQTQSFVYHEIDFAPTCRRKLQIVRSTTAIASKMQDFDVAENGSWSALPVRGGEYHCHAADIRKLDDIFASDMPPSIRTDLPTLVLSECCLCYLTQEDSDRVLAVFHSKIPQLAIAIYEPMPLDDAFGQVMVSNLKARRIHMPSLARYKDADGQEDRLRTAGFETVGHATIKDSWDRWIDGDEKKRLDRLEGLDEVEEWQLLAAHYVVVWGAKGHGLECFAQGIDEAKARARGDNDGDNGTERDRTGQDRSQSGQRTVTKGTDAPMTP; encoded by the exons atGGCTGCGGCGTCGATACCGAATCTCCTCAGCATGCGAGGccgcggaggcggaggcggacgaggtgcCAGAGGGCCTCGAGGTGCCGGCCCGAGAGGCGACAGGCCAGACGGTGCCGAGAGTCTCGCCTCCACCGATGCCATTGTCCAGGACACGGACACGGATGCTGCCATGTCCAGGAtgagcgccgtcgccgccggctacCTGAAGGATGTGTACGCCAACCATTTCGTCTCGGGGCCATTGACGAGGCGGCTGCCCATCATCAACCGAG GCACGTACATGCGCACGACCGCGTTGGACATGATCGTCAAGGCCTTCCTTCAAGCGACACCCGACGGCTCGACCGACAAGGCGAGGCAGATAATATcactcggcgccggcaccgacacgAGACCGTTTCGGATGCTCGACTGGCCTCCCCAAACGCAGTCGTTTGTATACCACGAAATCGACTTCGCACCCACCTGTCGAAGAAAGCTGCAGATTGTtcgatcgacgacggccatcgccAGCAAGATGCAAGACTTTGATGTGGCCGAGAACGGCTCGTGGTCCGCTCTGCCCGTGCGGGGGGGCGAGTATCACTGTCACGCGGCCGACATTCgcaagctcgacgacatTTTCGCCTCCGacatgccgccgtcgattcGCACCGACCTGCCCACGCTCGTCCTCTCCGAATGCTGCCTATGCTACCTCACACAGGAAGACTCTGATCGGGTCCTCGCCGTCTTTCACTCCAAGATTCCCCAACTGGCCATTGCCATCTACGAGCCGATGCCGCTGGACGACGCCTTCGGCCAGGTCATGGTCTCCAACTTGAAGGCGCGAAGGATACACATGCCCAGCTTGGCACGGTAcaaggacgccgacggccaagaggACCGGCTGCGGACCGCCGGCTTCGAAACGGTTGGCCACGCAACCATCAAGGACAGCTGGGACCGCTGgatcgacggcgatgaaAAGAAGAGGCTCGACAGACTAGAAGGCCTCGACGAAGTCGAGGAGTGGCAGCTGTTGGCAGCGCACTACGTCGTCGTATGGGGCGCAAAGGGACACGGGCTCGAGTGTTTTGCCCAAGGTATCGACGAGGCAAAGGCGAGGGCACGCGGTGACAATGACGGTGACAACGGCACTGAAAGGGACCGGACCGGACAGGACCGGAGCCAATCGGGCCAGAGGACGGTAACCAAAGGAACCGACGCGCCCATGACGCCGTGA
- a CDS encoding kinesin, with protein sequence MSANSIKVVARFRPQNRIELESGGKPIVSFSSDDSCTLDSREAQGSFTFDKVFDMGCKQQDIFDFSIRPTVDDILNGYNGTVFAYGQTGAGKSYTMMGTNIDDDEGRGVIPRIVEQIFASIMSSPSTIEYTVRVSYMEIYMERIRDLLAPQNDNLPVHEEKNRGVYVKGLLEIYVSSVQEVYEVMRRGGNARAVAATNMNQESSRSHSIFVITITQKNVETGSAKSGQLFLVDLAGSEKVGKTGASGQTLEEAKKINKSLSALGMVINALTDGKSSHIPYRDSKLTRILQESLGGNSRTTLIINCSPSSYNDAETLSTLRFGTRAKSIKNKAKVNAELSPAELKSLLKKAQGQVTNFESYIQNLEGEIQLWRAGEAVPKDRWAQPAAADGVAGARADARFHRPATPSRLMPDSRSETPGFSDRSATPSLLLEKDEREEFLRRENELQDQLAEKETMATAAEKSLCETKEEMAYLKDHDSKLGKENERLTTEVNEFKMQLERLTFESKEAQITTDALKEANSELTTELDDVKQQFLNVTMSAKETGAAIGEKEKKKAEKMAEMMAGFDLGGDVFGDNERSLQQAIQHIDALHEHSKLGESIAPDQFDTLRAKLVETQGIVRQAELSMYGASTGDMHALRRRELEDRLEAVQRQYEDVLTRNLDESDVEEVKSRLENAYTDRLAAQVQLVEQLKAEMAQKASENARMRTLMEGLQQRIKSGTSTPTANGKTVHQQIAEFDIMKKSLMRDLQNRCERVVELEISLDETREQYNNVLRSSNNRAQQKKMAFLERNLEQLTQVQRQLVEQNSALKKEVAIAERKLIARNERIQSLESLLQDSQEKMAAANHKFEVQLASVKERLEAAKAGTSTRGLGIGGTGFNFASAGSRIAKPLRGGGGDNAPTVPTIQGLQNEGASNKRSSWFFNKA encoded by the exons ATGTCTGCTAATAGTATCAAGGTCGTGGCCCGGTTCCGGCCCCAGAACCGGATCGAGCTGGAGTCTGGCGGCAAACCGATCGTGTCATTCAGCTCGGATGACTCTTGCACCCTTGAT TCCAGGGAGGCCCAAGGTTCCTTCACCTTCGACAAGGTCTTTGACATGGGATGCAAGCAGCAGGACATCTTCGACTTCTCCATTCGacccaccgtcgacgacatcctcAATGGCTACAACGGCACCGTCTTCGCCTACGGCCAGACGGGCGCCGGAAAGTCGTACACCATGATGGGCACcaacatcgacgacgacgagggccgagGTGTCATACCGCGCATCGTCGAGCAGATATTCGCCAGCATCATGTCGAGCCCCAGCACGATAGAGTATACCGTCCGCGTGAGCTACATGGAAATCTACATGGAGCGAATTCGAGATCTGCTGGCGCCGCAAAACGATAACCTGCCCGTGCACGAGGAGAAAAACCGTGGAGTCTACGTCAAGGGCTTGCTCGAAATCTACGTCTCGAGCGTGCAGGAGGTCTACGAGGTCATGAGAAGGGGAGGCAACGCgcgtgccgttgccgccacCAACATGAACCAGGAGTCGTCCCGGTCGCATTCCATCTtcgtcatcaccatcacGCAGAAGAACGTCGAGACCGGCTCGGCCAAGAGCGGCCAGCTGTTCCTCGTCGACTTGGCCGGCAGCGAAAAGGTCGGCAAGACGGGCGCCAGCGGCCAGACGCTCGAGGAAGCAAAGAAGATCAACAAGAGCTTGAGCGCGCTCGGCATGGTCATCAACGCCCTGACCGACGGGAAATCTTCGCACATCCCGTACCGAGATTCCAAGCTGACGCGGATCCTGCAAGAATCGCTCGGAGGCAACAGCCGGACGACGCTCATCATCAACTGCTCCCCCAGCAGCTACAACGACGCCGAGACGCTGAGCACGCTGAGGTTCGGCACCCGTGCCAAGTCCATCAAGAacaaggccaaggtcaaCGCCGAGCTGAGCCCGGCCGAGCTCAAATCGCTGCTGAAGAAGGCCCAGGGCCAGGTGACCAACTTTGAAAGCTACATCCAGAATCTCGAGGGCGAAATCCAGCTCTGGCGCGCCGGAGAAGCCGTTCCCAAGGACAGGTGGGCccagccagccgccgccgacggcgtggcgGGCGCCCGGGCCGATGCGAGATTCCATCGTCCGGCCACCCCATCCCGGCTGATGCCCGACAGCCGATCGGAGACGCCCGGCTTCTCCGATCGTTCGGCCACGCCCAGCCTGCTGCTGGAGAAGGACGAGCGCGAGGAGTTCCTGCGACGGGAAAACGAACTGCAGGATCAGCTCGCCGAGAAAGaaacgatggcgacggcggccgagaagagTCTCTGCGAGACCAAGGAGGAGATGGCCTATCTCAAGGATCACGACAGCAAGCTGGGCAAGGAGAATGAGCGGCTCACGACGGAGGTGAACGAGTTCAAAATGCAGCTCGAACGGTTGACGTTTGAGAGCAAGGAGGCACAGATCACGACGGATGCGCTCAAGGAGGCCAACTCGGAGCTCACCACCGAGCTGGACGACGTCAAGCAGCAATTCTTGAACGTCACCATGAGCGCCAAGGAGACCGGGGCGGCGATTggcgagaaggagaagaagaaggcggagAAGATGGCGGAGATGATGGCAGgcttcgacctcggcggcgacgtcttTGGCGACAACGAGCGCTCGCTTCAGCAGGCGATCCAGCACATCGACGCTCTCCACGAGCACAGCAAGCTCGGCGAGAGCATCGCGCCCGACCAGTTCGACACCCTCCGAGCCAAGTTGGTCGAGACGCAGGGCATCGTCCGGCAGGCAGAGctgtccatgtacggcgCCTCCACCGGTGACATGCATGCCCTGCGGAGACGAGAGCTCGAGGATAGGCTCGAGGCGGTCCAGCGGCAGTACGAGGACGTGTTGACGCGCAacctcgacgagagcgacgtcgaggaggtcaAGTCGCGTCTCGAGAATGCGTACACCGACCGCCTGGCGGCACAGGTGCAGCTTGTCGAGCAGCTCAAGGCGGAGATGGCGCAGAAGGCGTCGGAAAACGCACGGATGAGGACGTTGATGGAGGGCCTCCAGCAGCGCATCAAGTccggcacctcgacgccgacggccaacggCAAGACGGTTCATCAGCAGATTGCCGAGTTCGACATCATGAAGAAGAGCCTCATGCGCGACCTTCAAAACCGGTGCGAGCGTGTGGTGGAGCTGGAAATATCGCTCGACGAGACGCGTGAGCAGTACAACAACGTGCTGAGGTCGTCCAACAACCGTGCCCAGCAGAAGAAGATGGCCTTTTTGGAAAGGAACCTGGAGCAGCTTACCCAGGTGCAGCGGCAACTGGTCGAGCAGAACTCGGCTCTTAAGAAAGAGGTTGCCATCGCCGAGCGCAAGCTCATCGCGAGGAACGAGCGCATCCAGAGCCTGGAGAGCCTCCTCCAAGACAGTCAAGAGAAGATGGCAGCTGCCAACCACAA GTTTGAGGTCCAGCTCGCCTCGGTCAAGGAACGCTTGGAagcggccaaggcgggcaCCAGCACTCGCGGActtggcatcggcggcaccggcttCAACTTTGCCAGCGCTGGTAGCCGGATCGCGAAACCCCtgcggggcggcggcggcgacaacgCGCCAACCGTTCCGACGATCCAAGGCCTCCAGAACGAAGGAGCGTCGAACAAACGGAGCAGCTGGTTCTTCAACAAGGCGTAG
- a CDS encoding Ubiquitin-conjugating enzyme E2 encodes MSTAARRRLMRDFKRMQTDPPAGVSASPIPDNVMTWNAVIIGPADTPFEDGTFRLVMQFEEQYPNKPPQVKFISQMFHPNVYATGELCLDILQNRWSPTYDVAAVLTSIQSLLNDPNTGSPANVEASNLYKDNRKEYTKRVRETVEKSWED; translated from the exons ATGTCTACCGCTGCCCGGCGCCGCTTGATGCGCGACTTCAAG CGCATGCAGACGGACCCCCCCGCCGGCGTGTCCGCGTCGCCGATTCCCGACAACGTCATGACTTG GAATGCCGTCATCATCGGTCCGGCCGACACGCCCTTTGAGGATGGCACGTTCAGGCTGGTGATGCAGTTCGAGGAGCAGTACCCCAACAAGCCGCCCCAGGTCAAGTTCATCAGTCAAATGTTCCACCCCAACGTCTATGCCACCGGCGAGCTCTGCCTGGACATTCTACAAAATCGATGGAGCCCCACCtacgacgtcgccgccgtcctgaCCAGTATCCAGAG TTTACTTAACGACCCGAACACTGGATCCCCGGCCAACGTCGAAGCCTCGAACCTATACAAGGACAACCGAAAGGAGTACACGAAACGGGTCCGCGAGACGGTGGAGAAAAGCTGGGAGGATTAG
- a CDS encoding acetyl-CoA acetyltransferase, with translation MMFADYFLRNNSPGRPPFPFHVCRVPLQTPLIAEAYRAGSSPCKSCTPACQPLPPRRLPQRRPLDQLQDACCPGQACHAAWTACAACQRGPPLLLRTYAAKGDSGCLHSERGSNADDQGKFRPPPPMVFNGSFLSVPAPKLGAVAIKAAVEKSKVPVDHITDVYMGNVLQGSVGQAPARQATLFAGLPQSVESMTVNKVCASGLKAVALAAQNIQLGLAEAQVAGGMENMSRVPYFLPRASGLPAFGHVKMEDGLIKDGLTDVYEQFHMGNCAENTAKAHSVTREQQDAYAIRSYENAQKAWASKAFADEIVPVTVSGKKGDKIIDTDEGFLDVKMEKIPTLKPAFVRDGTGTVTAANSSTLNDGASALVLGSKAIAERYGSGSRVLAKICSYADAAVAPVDFPVAPAKAVPIALERAGITKDQVAVWEFNEAFAAVILANQKILGLEGAVVNPLGGAISLGHALGSSGSRILTTLLHQLKPGEYGVAAICNGGGAATAMVVQRINNV, from the exons ATGATGTTCGCAGAT tactttctccgtaa TAATTCTCCGGGTCGCCCTCCCTTCCCCTTCCACGTCTGCCGTGTGCCGTTACAAACCCCGCTCATAGCCGAGGCGTACCGAGCTGGTTCCTCcccatgcaa ATCTTGCACTCCTGCGTGTCAacctctccctcctcgtcgactccCCCAGCGCCGCCCCCTCGACCAACTGCAAGATGCCTGTTGCCCAGGGCAGGCTTGCCACGCTGCCTGGACAGCTTGCGCGGCATGTCAACGCGGCCCGCCACTTCTCCTCCGGACCTACGCTGCGAAGGGAGATTCGGGATGCCTACATTCTGAGCGCGGCTCGaacgccgacgaccaagGCAAGTTCcgaccccctccccccatgGTC TTCAACGGCTCCTTCCTCTCGGTTCCTGCTCccaagctcggcgccgtcgccatcaagGCGGCGGTCGAAAAGTCCAAGGTGCCCGTCGACCACATCACCGACGTCTACATGGGCAACGTCCTGCAGGGTTCCGTCGGTCAGGCGCCGGCCCGTCAAGCGACCCTCTTCGCCGGCCTCCCGCAGTCGGTCGAGTCCATGACGGTCAACAAAGTCTGCGCCTCCGGTctcaaggccgtcgccctcgcggcCCAGAACATCCAGCTGGGTCTGGCCGAGGCCCAGGTTGCCGGCGGCATGGAGAACATGTCGCGCGTTCCCTACTTTCTGCCTCGCGCCAGCGGCCTCCCCGCCTTTGGTCACGTCAAGATGGAGGACGGGCTGATCAAGGACGGGCTGACGGATGTCTACGAGCAGTTCCACATGGGCAACTGCGCCGAGAACACGGCCAAGGCGCACTCGGTCACGCGAGAGCAGCAGGATGCGTACGCCATCCGGTCGTACGAGAACGCGCAGAAGGCGTGGGCGAGCAAGGCCTTTGCCGACGAAATCGTTCCCGTCACCGTCTCGGGCAAGAAGGGCGACAAGATCATCGACACGGACGAgggcttcctcgacgtcaaGATGGAAAAGATCCCGACCTTGAAGCCTGCCTTTGTccgcgacggcaccggcaccgtcacggcggccaactcgtcgacgctcaacgacggcgccagcgccctcgtcctcggcagcaaggccatcgccgagcgTTACGGCTCCGGCTCTCGCGTGCTGGCCAAGATCTGCAgctacgccgacgccgccgtcgcgcccgtcGACTTCCCCGTCGCGCCCGCCAAGGCCGTTCCCATCGCTCTCGAGCGCGCGGGCATCACCAAGGACCAGGTCGCCGTCTGGGAGTTCAACgaggcctttgccgccgtcatcctcgccaacCAGAAgattctcggcctcgagggcgccgtGGTGAACcctctcggcggcgccattTCCCTCGGCCACGCGCTCGGCAGCTCGGGATCGCGCATCCTGACGACGCTGCTGCACCAGCTGAAGCCGGGCGAGTACGGCGTGGCGGCCATCtgcaacggcggcggtgctgcGACGGCCATGGTTGTGCAGCGCATCAACAATGTATAG
- a CDS encoding PCI domain-containing protein — MSLLKRFLSEIRQQVREQQGDRLAAWLQVEPSAPRQYHVLADELRTAFADSKALDNAIDSHLPIEDDVPDGQATVWPGFQAFVKEYLVLWRDIDHDDLLGAHELLSALVKSASPFSSPLSPLPFLLSPLSPLLLPMLLLFHAHIPPPRAENWTSSASSTAFSHPQYGAMLIQVCKSLSESLARFTLELNRRPDLTRRLRVRDDDGGSKSVAESSAEIIQKIFKVCLMDRTAGRTPEGKKACVYMFANLVLKLLFACKRTNLATMIFRNMSASCPPLRLYPASQRVTYLYYLGRFNFSMNHYLRASLCLEQAYLQTPPQLASHRTKILTFLIPCNMLLGRFPSAVLTQRPEAQTLTPIFLPLCHAVRSANFMAFQSHLELHRRWLWAKGLYAQLCYRLRPLLWRSLARKTFLLTYVPPTEADSRKAATLDLACLHAVAVFVQRQLEGWLPSNRIVRDRRPSNVNAVFMQAITSNVQVPAETTLVPPPGGPRKLRANEGLVCGNMPVRLLDVEMMVATLIQRDFMHGFIAHVQGRFAIIGAKAKGPLLAGWPGVWQAICEHKYDQPYDPNEVPGWVKT; from the exons ATGTCCCTCCTCAAACGTTTCCTTTCCGAAATCCGGCAGCAGGTCCGTGAACAGCAGGGTGATCGACTCGCCGCCTGGCTGCAGGTCGAGCCCAGCGCACCACGGCAGTACCatgtcctcgccgacgagcttcggACCGCCTTTGCCGACTCCAAGGCACTCGACAATGCCATCGACTCGCATCTTCCCATAGAGGACGACGTCCCCGACGGGCAGGCCACCGTCTGGCCCGGCTTTCAGGCTTTTGTGAAGGAATACCTCGTCCTGTGGCGAGACATTGACCACGATGACCTGCTCGGCGCCCACGAACTGCTGTCGGCCCTCGTCAAGTCAGCATCTCCTTTCTCCTCTCCCCTTTCTCCTCTCCCCtttctcctctcccctctctcGCCCCTTCTTCTCCCCATGCTGCTCCTCTTTCATGCCCATATCCCTCCGCCTCGCGCTGAGAATTGGACGAGCTC CGCCTCCAGCACGGCCTTCTCGCACCCTCAGTACGGTGCCATGCTCATTCAAGTCTGCAAATCCCTCTCCGAGTCCCTTGCCCGCTTCACCCTCGAGCTCAACCGCCGGCCCGACCTCACGCGTCGCCTGAGGGtccgcgacgacgatggcggctcCAAGTCGGTCGCCgagtcctcggccgagatcATCCAGAAGATCTTCAAGGTCTGCCTGATGGACCGCACCGCTGGCCGGACACCCGAGGGCAAGAAGGCCTGCGTCTACATGTTTGCCAACCTTGTTCTCAAGCTGCTCTTTGCC TGCAAGAGGACGAACCTCGCGACCATGATCTTTCGCAACATGTCGGCCAGCTGCCCACCCTTGCGTCTCTACCCGGCCTCGCAGCGCGTCACCTACCTCTACTACCTCGGCCGTTTCAACTTCTCCATGAACCACTACCTTCGCGCCTCCCTCTGCCTCGAGCAGGCGTATCTCCAGACGCCGCCGCAGCTCGCGTCCCACCGCACCAAGATCCTGACCTTCCTCATACCCTGCAACatgctcctcggccgcttcccctcggccgtcctGACCCAGCGCCCGGAAGCGCAAACGTTGACACCCATCTTCCTGCCCCTCTGCCACGCCGTCCGGTCCGCCAACTTCATGGCGTTCCAGAGCCATCTGGAACTCCACCGTCGTTGGCTCTGGGCCAAGGGCCTTTACGCCCAGCTCTGCTACCGTCTTCGCCCTCTCCTCTGGCGCTCCCTCGCGCGCAAGACGTTCCTGCTGACGTACGTgccgccgaccgaggccgactcGCGCAAGGCCGCcaccctcgacctcgcctgcctgcatgccgtcgccgtcttcgtccagCGACAGCTCGAGGGTTGGCTTCCCTCCAACCGCATCGTCCGCGACCGACGCCCGTCCAACGTCAACGCCGTCTTCATGCAGGCCATCACGAGCAACGTTCAGGTCCCGGCGGAAACGACGCTCGTCCCACCCCCCGGTGGACCCCGGAAGCTGCGCGCCAACGAGGGCCTGGTCTGCGGCAACATGCCCGTCaggctcctcgacgtcgagatgATGGTGGCCACCCTCATACAGCGGGATTTCATGCACGGCTTCATCGCCCACGTTCAGGGCAGGTTCGCCATCATCGGGGCCAAGGCGAAGGGCccgctcctcgccggctggCCAGGGGTGTGGCAGGCCATCTGCGAGCACAAATACGATCAGCCCTACGACCCCAACGAAGTCCCTGGATGGGTCAAGACCTGA